Proteins encoded in a region of the Haloarcula sp. CBA1129 genome:
- a CDS encoding DNA-directed DNA polymerase II large subunit translates to MREVDEQYFETLETQLEAAFDVAERAKERGGDPKPQVEIPTARDMADRVENILGIDGVAERVRELEGQMSREEAALELVDDFVEGTVGDYDSREGKVEGAVRTAVALLTEGVVAAPIEGIDRVELLENDDGTEFINVYYAGPIRSAGGTAQALSVLVADYARALLGIDQYKAREEEIGRYAEEIDLYDKDTGLQYSPKEKETKFIAEHMPIMLDGEATGDEEVSGYRDLERVDSNSPRGGMCLVLAEGIALKAPKIQRYTRNLDEVDWPWLQDLIDGTIGKDDADQEDGSEDESGGDASDGADDSAEDDADERSGPPRVEPADKYLRDLIAGRPVFSHPSKAGGFRLRYGRSRNHGFATAGVHPATMHLVDDFLATGTQIKTERPGKAAGVVPVDTIEGPTVRLANGDVRRIDNAEEALEVRNGVEKILDLGEYLVNYGEFVENNHPLAPASYTVEWWEQDLDAAGADVQAMQDSPHIDLTDPSVEEAIEWATDYDAPLHPKYTYLWHDVSVDQVCALADAVEDAQVAQADGAYANPEAEKTAGGAASDDGALVLPRTDAVQQTLEHLLVEHTQDEDTITVTDWVPLVRTLGFSRSLKRDWTPSDLSERAKTYGESESLDAIGVAEDAEREDGQNAVVAVNEIAPFQIRERAPTRIGNRMGRPEKSERRDLSPAVHTLSPIGEAGGAQRDVAKATKHADDMSDTPGRVEVEIARRRCPDCGTETHHAGCPECSGTTEPVYICPDCEAEVERDESGRAECSRCETLASPTQYKVLDLQEAYRDALQNVGERETAFEQLKAVKGLTSEEKVPEPMEKGILRAKHDVSAFKDGTVRYDMTDLPVTAVRASELDVSAERLRGLGYKEDIHGDPLTHDDQLVELKVQDIVLSDGAAEHMLQTARFVDDLLEQYYGLERFYEFDDREDLVGELVFGMAPHTSAATVGRVVGFTSAAVGYAHPYFHAAKRRNCFHPDTRLWYEDEGGNWEYGTIEALVEERLVDPEEDDFGTLVQELDGGLTVSSLSESGPCRKPVDAVSKHPAPDHLVRLTVGDRTLRVTPDHTMLRAGSDGVDEVPASDLTAGDELPAYDGGETTTMTARDAESTAATDGAAPTDTVTAVEYVESDVDHVYCLTVADTHRVAVEGTYVGQCDGDEDCVMLLMDGLLNFSKSYLPNQRGGQMDAPLVMSSRIDPSEIDDEAHNMDIMESYPREFYEATREMKDPTEVEDIMKIAEETLGTDREYTEFRHTHDTANIAAGPDLSAYKTLGSMEDKMDAQLEISRKLRAVVESDVAERIIEYHFLPDLIGNLRAFSRQEVRCLDCGESFRRAPLTGDCRECGGRVNLTVHEGSVNKYIDTAIRVADEFGARDYTKQRLKILERKIESVFENDHNKQSGIADFM, encoded by the coding sequence ATGCGGGAGGTCGACGAACAGTACTTCGAAACGCTCGAAACCCAGCTCGAAGCCGCCTTCGACGTCGCCGAGCGGGCCAAAGAGCGTGGCGGCGACCCGAAGCCGCAGGTCGAAATTCCGACAGCCCGGGACATGGCCGACCGGGTCGAGAACATCCTCGGCATCGACGGGGTCGCCGAACGAGTGCGAGAGTTAGAGGGGCAGATGTCGCGCGAGGAGGCCGCGCTGGAACTGGTCGATGACTTCGTCGAAGGGACCGTCGGCGACTACGACAGCCGCGAAGGGAAAGTCGAGGGCGCGGTCCGAACGGCTGTTGCCCTGCTGACCGAGGGTGTCGTCGCCGCCCCCATCGAGGGTATCGACCGCGTCGAGTTGTTAGAGAACGACGACGGCACGGAGTTCATCAACGTCTACTACGCCGGCCCGATCCGCTCGGCCGGCGGAACGGCACAGGCGCTCTCCGTGCTGGTCGCGGACTACGCCCGCGCGCTGCTGGGCATCGACCAGTACAAGGCCCGCGAGGAAGAGATCGGCCGTTACGCCGAAGAAATCGACCTCTACGACAAGGACACCGGGCTGCAGTACTCGCCCAAGGAGAAGGAGACGAAGTTCATCGCCGAGCACATGCCCATCATGCTCGACGGCGAGGCGACCGGCGACGAGGAGGTGTCGGGCTACCGGGACCTCGAACGCGTCGACTCGAACTCTCCCCGGGGCGGGATGTGTCTGGTGCTGGCCGAGGGAATCGCGCTCAAAGCGCCCAAAATCCAGCGCTACACCCGAAATCTCGACGAGGTCGACTGGCCGTGGTTGCAGGACCTCATCGACGGGACCATCGGCAAGGACGACGCCGATCAGGAGGACGGTTCGGAAGACGAGAGCGGCGGCGACGCAAGCGACGGGGCGGACGACAGCGCCGAGGACGACGCTGACGAGCGGTCGGGGCCGCCGCGCGTCGAGCCCGCCGATAAGTACCTCCGGGACCTCATCGCCGGCCGGCCGGTGTTCTCCCACCCGTCGAAAGCGGGCGGGTTCCGGCTTCGCTATGGGCGGTCGCGAAACCACGGCTTCGCCACCGCCGGCGTCCATCCAGCGACGATGCATCTCGTCGATGATTTCCTCGCGACCGGCACCCAAATCAAGACCGAACGGCCGGGGAAAGCCGCCGGCGTTGTACCGGTCGACACCATCGAAGGGCCGACCGTGCGCCTTGCCAACGGCGACGTGCGCCGCATCGACAACGCCGAGGAAGCATTAGAGGTCCGCAACGGCGTCGAGAAGATACTTGACCTCGGCGAGTACCTCGTCAACTACGGGGAGTTCGTCGAGAACAACCACCCGCTCGCGCCGGCGTCCTACACCGTCGAGTGGTGGGAACAGGACCTCGATGCTGCCGGCGCTGACGTGCAGGCGATGCAAGACTCGCCCCACATCGACCTCACGGACCCGAGCGTCGAGGAAGCCATCGAGTGGGCGACCGACTACGACGCCCCCTTACACCCGAAATACACCTACCTCTGGCACGACGTGAGCGTCGATCAGGTGTGTGCGCTCGCCGACGCCGTCGAGGACGCACAGGTCGCGCAAGCCGACGGCGCGTACGCCAACCCGGAAGCTGAGAAGACGGCGGGCGGCGCGGCCAGCGACGACGGCGCACTCGTCCTGCCCCGGACCGATGCCGTCCAGCAAACACTGGAACACCTGCTCGTCGAGCACACCCAAGACGAGGACACGATTACGGTCACCGACTGGGTGCCGCTGGTGCGGACGCTCGGGTTCTCGCGGTCGCTAAAGCGCGACTGGACGCCCTCGGACCTCTCCGAGCGCGCCAAGACCTACGGCGAGAGCGAATCGCTCGACGCTATCGGCGTTGCCGAAGACGCTGAGCGCGAAGACGGCCAGAACGCTGTTGTAGCAGTCAACGAAATCGCCCCGTTCCAGATACGGGAGCGCGCGCCGACCCGCATCGGCAACCGGATGGGGCGGCCCGAGAAATCCGAGCGGCGGGACCTCTCGCCGGCCGTCCACACGCTCAGCCCTATCGGCGAGGCCGGCGGCGCACAGCGGGACGTGGCCAAGGCGACGAAACACGCCGACGACATGAGCGACACGCCCGGCCGCGTCGAGGTCGAAATCGCCCGCCGGCGCTGTCCCGACTGCGGGACCGAAACCCACCACGCGGGCTGTCCCGAGTGCAGCGGGACCACCGAGCCGGTGTACATCTGTCCCGACTGCGAAGCCGAGGTCGAGCGCGACGAGTCCGGCCGTGCGGAGTGTTCCCGGTGTGAAACGCTCGCCTCGCCGACCCAGTACAAAGTGCTCGACCTGCAGGAAGCGTATCGGGACGCGCTGCAAAACGTCGGCGAACGCGAGACGGCCTTCGAGCAACTGAAAGCCGTCAAGGGGCTCACCTCCGAGGAGAAGGTCCCGGAGCCGATGGAGAAGGGTATCCTCCGAGCGAAACACGACGTGTCGGCGTTCAAAGACGGGACGGTCCGCTACGACATGACCGACCTGCCGGTGACGGCGGTCCGTGCCTCGGAACTGGACGTGTCCGCCGAACGACTCCGGGGACTGGGGTACAAAGAGGACATCCACGGCGACCCGCTGACTCACGACGACCAGTTGGTCGAGCTGAAAGTTCAGGATATCGTGCTCTCGGACGGGGCGGCCGAACACATGCTCCAGACCGCCCGCTTCGTCGACGACCTCTTGGAACAGTACTACGGGCTGGAGCGGTTCTACGAGTTCGACGACCGCGAGGACCTCGTCGGCGAACTCGTCTTCGGGATGGCTCCCCACACCAGCGCAGCGACGGTCGGGCGCGTGGTCGGCTTCACTTCGGCGGCCGTCGGCTACGCACATCCGTACTTCCACGCCGCCAAGCGACGGAACTGCTTCCATCCGGACACCCGACTGTGGTACGAGGACGAAGGCGGCAACTGGGAATACGGCACCATCGAGGCGCTGGTCGAGGAGCGGCTTGTGGACCCCGAAGAAGACGACTTCGGGACGCTCGTTCAGGAACTCGACGGCGGCCTCACCGTGTCGTCGCTCAGCGAAAGCGGCCCTTGTCGCAAGCCGGTCGACGCCGTCTCGAAACACCCCGCGCCGGACCACCTCGTTCGGCTCACCGTCGGCGACCGGACACTTCGTGTCACACCCGACCACACGATGCTTCGAGCCGGGTCAGACGGTGTCGATGAGGTCCCGGCCAGTGACCTGACTGCCGGCGACGAACTCCCCGCTTACGACGGCGGCGAGACGACGACGATGACGGCACGCGATGCAGAATCGACAGCAGCAACCGACGGTGCAGCCCCGACAGACACCGTCACCGCCGTTGAGTACGTCGAGAGCGACGTAGATCACGTCTACTGTCTCACAGTCGCTGACACCCACCGAGTGGCCGTCGAGGGGACCTACGTCGGGCAGTGTGACGGCGACGAGGACTGCGTGATGCTCCTGATGGACGGCCTCCTGAACTTCTCGAAGTCGTATCTCCCGAACCAGCGGGGCGGACAGATGGACGCCCCACTGGTGATGTCCTCGCGGATCGACCCCAGCGAAATCGACGACGAGGCCCACAACATGGACATCATGGAATCGTATCCCCGGGAGTTCTACGAGGCCACCCGCGAAATGAAGGACCCGACGGAGGTCGAGGACATCATGAAAATCGCCGAGGAGACGCTGGGGACCGACCGCGAATACACCGAGTTCCGCCACACCCACGACACGGCGAACATCGCCGCCGGGCCGGACCTCTCGGCGTACAAGACGCTCGGGTCGATGGAGGACAAGATGGACGCCCAGCTGGAGATTTCCCGGAAGCTCCGGGCCGTCGTCGAGAGCGACGTGGCCGAGCGCATCATCGAGTACCACTTCCTGCCGGACCTCATCGGGAACCTCCGGGCCTTCTCCAGACAGGAGGTCCGGTGTCTGGACTGCGGGGAGTCGTTCCGCCGTGCGCCCCTGACCGGTGACTGCCGGGAATGTGGCGGCCGGGTGAACCTCACGGTCCACGAGGGGTCGGTCAACAAGTACATCGACACGGCCATCCGCGTCGCCGACGAGTTCGGCGCGCGAGACTACACGAAACAGCGGCTCAAGATTCTCGAACGGAAAATCGAGTCGGTGTTCGAGAACGACCACAACAAACAGTCAGGCATCGCTGACTTCATGTGA
- a CDS encoding PPC domain-containing DNA-binding protein → MDYREVDSTSEFVCRLEHGADWRGEIEAFADEQGIDAGFFYGLGAVQNAELMFYDQDRTEYDSLIFDEPLEVAACMGNISHLDGERFAHTHAVLSRPDGEAVAGHLNAGTVWAGELYVRGFDTELQREHDEPTDLDLWNI, encoded by the coding sequence ATGGATTACCGCGAAGTCGACAGTACGTCCGAGTTCGTCTGCCGACTGGAGCACGGTGCGGACTGGCGGGGAGAGATTGAAGCCTTCGCGGACGAACAGGGCATCGACGCCGGCTTCTTCTACGGGCTCGGGGCGGTCCAGAACGCGGAACTCATGTTCTACGATCAGGACCGAACGGAGTACGACTCGCTGATCTTCGACGAACCACTTGAGGTCGCCGCCTGCATGGGCAACATCTCGCATCTCGACGGGGAGCGGTTCGCCCACACCCACGCCGTCCTCTCACGGCCTGACGGCGAGGCAGTCGCCGGCCACCTGAACGCCGGCACCGTCTGGGCGGGTGAACTGTACGTCCGCGGGTTCGATACGGAACTCCAGCGGGAACACGACGAACCAACCGACTTGGACCTCTGGAATATCTAA
- a CDS encoding 2'-5' RNA ligase family protein, translating to MYSINVPLPSAVTSLAADLASELPLAQRRGRGEHTLVAKRLGDGDHAAYARLETQGREALRGQPAFEARITGAEQFETAVTGPSPVVYLAVESPGLVDLHEQLCERFDPVENMEGDEYVPHVTVARGGDRDAAARLVERDIDPIRWTVDELSFYDADRQQPVSRVSLPA from the coding sequence GTGTACAGCATCAACGTCCCACTCCCGTCGGCAGTCACGTCGCTGGCGGCCGACCTCGCATCCGAACTGCCGCTCGCACAGCGGCGGGGCCGGGGCGAGCACACACTGGTCGCCAAGCGGTTAGGCGACGGCGACCATGCGGCATACGCTCGGCTGGAAACGCAAGGACGCGAGGCGCTTCGCGGCCAGCCGGCGTTCGAGGCGCGTATTACGGGCGCCGAGCAGTTCGAGACGGCCGTGACCGGTCCCTCGCCGGTGGTGTACCTCGCCGTGGAGAGCCCCGGACTCGTCGACCTGCACGAGCAGCTCTGCGAGCGCTTCGACCCCGTCGAGAATATGGAGGGCGACGAGTACGTCCCGCACGTGACCGTCGCACGTGGCGGGGACCGCGACGCGGCCGCGCGGCTGGTCGAGCGGGATATCGATCCGATCCGATGGACCGTCGACGAACTCTCCTTCTACGACGCCGACAGACAGCAGCCGGTGAGTCGGGTGTCGCTGCCGGCGTAG
- a CDS encoding argininosuccinate synthase, with protein MPEGNGTVALAFSGGLDTTVCVSLLKEEYGYDEVIGVTVDVGQPDYEFEEAEETAEALGVEQHVVDATEEFADLCMEAVKANADYQGYPLGTALARPVIAKAILSVAEEAGCSAVAHGCTGKGNDQLRFEAVWRDSDLDVIAPVRELGLTREWENEYAAEKGLPVEGGDGGRYSIDTNLWSRSIEGSELEDPSTIPADDIYKWTDNPSDKDAELVEVEFEAGIPVAVDGEALGGVELIEQLNEQAGAHGIGRTDMMEDRMLGLKVRENYEHPAATVLLTAHEALEGLVLTQEERQFKAQVDQEWSQKAYQGLVDAPLTGALEAFIDDTNERVTGTVTVKLEGGHCRPVSRESDYAVYSESAASFNEEDVSGGITQQDATGVAKYHGFQSRLANKILADAKKGAAVTDGSGEQSDAATEVTEE; from the coding sequence ATGCCAGAAGGAAACGGAACCGTCGCGCTCGCCTTCTCGGGCGGGCTCGACACGACAGTCTGCGTATCGCTGCTGAAAGAGGAGTACGGTTACGACGAGGTCATCGGCGTCACCGTCGACGTCGGCCAGCCCGACTACGAGTTTGAGGAGGCCGAAGAGACCGCCGAGGCGCTGGGCGTCGAACAGCACGTCGTCGACGCTACCGAGGAGTTCGCTGACCTCTGTATGGAGGCCGTCAAGGCCAACGCCGACTACCAGGGCTACCCGCTCGGAACCGCCCTCGCGCGCCCGGTCATCGCCAAGGCCATCCTCTCGGTCGCCGAGGAAGCGGGCTGTTCGGCCGTCGCCCACGGCTGTACCGGCAAGGGTAACGACCAGCTTCGCTTCGAGGCCGTCTGGCGCGACTCCGACCTCGATGTCATCGCGCCGGTGCGCGAACTCGGACTCACCCGCGAGTGGGAAAACGAGTACGCCGCGGAGAAGGGCCTGCCCGTCGAGGGCGGCGACGGCGGCCGCTACTCCATCGACACGAACCTCTGGAGCCGCTCCATCGAGGGTTCCGAACTCGAAGACCCGAGCACCATCCCGGCCGACGACATCTACAAGTGGACCGACAACCCCTCCGACAAGGACGCTGAACTCGTCGAAGTCGAGTTCGAAGCGGGAATCCCGGTCGCCGTCGACGGCGAGGCACTCGGCGGGGTCGAACTCATCGAGCAACTCAACGAACAGGCGGGCGCGCACGGCATCGGCCGCACGGACATGATGGAAGACCGCATGCTCGGGCTCAAGGTCCGCGAGAACTACGAACACCCAGCGGCCACCGTGCTGCTGACGGCCCACGAGGCGCTGGAAGGCCTCGTCCTCACGCAGGAGGAACGCCAGTTCAAGGCTCAGGTCGATCAGGAGTGGTCCCAGAAGGCCTATCAGGGCCTCGTCGACGCGCCGCTGACGGGTGCACTTGAAGCGTTCATCGACGACACCAACGAGCGCGTCACCGGGACAGTCACGGTGAAACTTGAAGGTGGCCACTGCCGCCCAGTCTCGCGTGAGTCCGACTACGCCGTCTACAGCGAGTCGGCGGCCTCGTTCAACGAGGAGGACGTCTCCGGCGGTATCACCCAGCAGGACGCGACCGGCGTCGCGAAGTACCACGGCTTCCAGTCCCGTCTCGCGAACAAGATTCTGGCCGACGCGAAGAAAGGGGCCGCTGTGACGGATGGCAGCGGCGAGCAATCGGACGCCGCGACTGAGGTCACGGAGGAGTAA
- the argH gene encoding argininosuccinate lyase, whose translation MSDGEDHETADGAGDHDETVVRRDRFAGGPARSFLSSLSDDERIFAADLAVDRAHVVMLAEEEIIGRETAGEVLAALSDVEDAGHGELPDGEDVHEAIESAVIERVGSEGGKMHTARSRNDEVAACIRYRLREDILNLVETVIGAREQLIEVARAERETVMPGYTHLQPAQPTTVAHWVLSYEQALQRDTARLLDAYERVNQNPLGSAAFAGTPFDVDRERTAELLGFEGVAENSMDASATRDFLVETTSAVATLATTLSGLAEDVVVMASKGHVDLDDDYSSTSSIMPQKKNPDTLELVRGRTGDAVGGLNGLLTNLKGQPRAYNRDLQRAGRHAWDAIDSVTESVEVAAGAVATADWPAETLEAAAADGFATATGVADLLAMAGVPFRTAHEVVAEAAAQLGPEDDAPDYESLSAVAEDVLGKPLSAYVDREALEAALDPTESVAMRDSRGGPAPDAVAKQVSVAEDALAVDSEALTDRRQAVTQAADRRQTEVDRYV comes from the coding sequence ATGAGCGACGGCGAGGACCACGAGACGGCGGACGGGGCTGGCGACCACGATGAGACGGTCGTCCGCCGTGACCGCTTCGCCGGCGGCCCCGCCCGGTCGTTCCTCTCCTCGCTGTCCGACGACGAGCGCATCTTCGCGGCCGATCTGGCTGTTGACCGCGCACACGTCGTGATGCTGGCCGAAGAGGAGATCATCGGCCGCGAAACGGCCGGCGAGGTGCTGGCCGCGCTGTCGGATGTGGAAGACGCGGGTCACGGAGAACTGCCCGACGGTGAGGATGTGCACGAAGCCATCGAGAGCGCCGTGATCGAGCGCGTCGGGTCGGAGGGCGGAAAAATGCACACCGCCCGCTCGCGCAACGACGAGGTGGCGGCCTGCATCCGCTACCGTCTGCGCGAGGATATTCTGAATCTCGTGGAGACCGTCATCGGCGCTCGCGAGCAACTCATCGAGGTCGCTCGCGCCGAGCGCGAAACGGTGATGCCCGGCTACACGCATCTCCAGCCCGCCCAGCCGACGACGGTCGCCCACTGGGTGCTGTCCTACGAGCAGGCCCTCCAGCGCGACACCGCGCGCTTGCTGGACGCCTACGAGCGGGTCAATCAGAACCCCCTCGGCTCGGCGGCGTTCGCGGGCACGCCCTTCGACGTGGACCGCGAGCGCACGGCCGAACTGCTCGGGTTCGAGGGTGTTGCTGAGAACTCGATGGACGCCTCGGCGACCCGCGATTTCCTCGTCGAGACGACCAGCGCCGTCGCAACGTTGGCAACGACGCTGTCGGGACTGGCCGAGGACGTGGTCGTGATGGCGAGCAAGGGTCACGTCGACCTCGACGACGACTACTCGTCTACGTCGTCGATTATGCCCCAGAAGAAGAATCCGGATACGTTGGAGCTTGTTCGCGGACGCACGGGCGACGCCGTCGGGGGATTGAACGGCCTGCTGACCAACCTCAAGGGCCAGCCCCGCGCGTACAACCGCGACCTTCAGCGTGCCGGCCGCCACGCATGGGACGCCATCGACAGCGTCACCGAGAGCGTGGAAGTCGCGGCGGGCGCGGTCGCAACCGCTGACTGGCCCGCCGAGACGCTGGAGGCCGCGGCGGCCGACGGGTTCGCGACGGCAACCGGTGTTGCCGACCTGCTGGCGATGGCCGGCGTCCCATTCAGGACGGCCCACGAGGTCGTCGCCGAGGCCGCCGCGCAGTTAGGTCCCGAAGACGACGCACCAGACTACGAATCTCTGTCGGCCGTCGCCGAGGACGTGCTGGGCAAGCCCCTGTCGGCGTACGTCGACCGCGAGGCGCTTGAGGCCGCACTCGACCCGACCGAAAGTGTCGCGATGCGGGACTCTCGCGGTGGCCCGGCCCCCGATGCCGTCGCCAAGCAAGTCTCGGTGGCCGAGGACGCACTCGCCGTAGACAGCGAGGCACTGACCGACCGCCGGCAGGCGGTTACACAGGCGGCTGACCGCCGCCAGACGGAGGTGGACCGATATGTCTGA
- the lysW gene encoding lysine biosynthesis protein LysW, producing MAECIECGADVSLHDNLEVGEIVDCATCGAELEVVGADPVELDSAPELEEDWGE from the coding sequence ATGGCAGAATGCATCGAGTGTGGGGCGGACGTGTCCCTGCACGACAACCTCGAAGTCGGAGAGATCGTTGACTGTGCCACCTGCGGTGCCGAACTGGAAGTCGTCGGCGCCGACCCCGTCGAGCTCGACAGCGCACCCGAGCTCGAAGAGGACTGGGGTGAGTGA